The Aythya fuligula isolate bAytFul2 chromosome 2, bAytFul2.pri, whole genome shotgun sequence genome contains a region encoding:
- the LOC116486163 gene encoding serpin B10-like, with amino-acid sequence MEALNKANTNFALDFFKHQCQEDGNKNILFAPLSISSVLATVYLGAKGNTADQMAKVLHFNEVEGARNVTTTIRMQVFSRTEEHLSNRRACFQKTEIGKSGNIHTGFKALNLEINKPNKNYMLKSVNQLYGEKSLPFSKEYLQLAKKYYNAEPQAVDFMGAANEIRREINSRVEEQTEGKIQNLLPPGSIDSLTRLVLVNALYFKGTWATKFEAEATRQRPFRINTHTTKPVPMMFLSGKFNFTYIESVQTDVVELPYVNNDLSMFILLPRDIAGLQKLIRELTFENLSAWTSPELMEKMKVELYLPRFTVEEKYNLKSALSKMGIQDAFIEGQADFTGMSEKDDLVLSQVFHKCYVEVNEEGTEAAAASSAALTSRSLGAAIIFVADHPFLFFIRHNSTKCILFLGRFCSP; translated from the exons ATGGAAgctttaaataaagcaaacacaaacTTTGCTCTTGACTTTTTCAAACATCAGTGTCAAGAAGATGGCaacaagaatattttgtttgccCCTTTGAGTATTTCATCTGTCCTGGCTACCGTCTATTTGGGAGCGAAAGGTAACACTGCAGATCAGATGGCAAAG GTACTTCACTTTAATGAAGTTGAAGGAGCCAGAAATGTCACCACAACCATAAGAATGCAAGTCTTTTCCAGAACAGAAGAACATCTATCAAATCGACGTGCCTGTTTCCAGAAG ACAGAAATTGGCAAATCAGGCAATATCCACACTGGGTTTAAAGCACTCAACTTGGAAATCAACAAACCCAATAAAAATTACATGCTTAAAAGTGTCAATCAGTTATATGGAGAAAAATCACTGCCTTTCAGTAAG GAATACTTACAGTTAGCCAAGAAATACTACAATGCAGAGCCACAAGCAGTTGACTTCATGGGAGCAGCAAATGAAATCAGAAGAGAGATCAACTCCAGGGTTGAAGAGCAGACTGAAG GTAAAATTCAAAATCTGTTGCCTCCTGGATCCATAGATTCACTCACCAGGCTAGTCCTGGTAAATGCACTCTACTTCAAAGGAACTTGGGCAACAAAGTTTGAAGCTGAAGCTACCAGGCAAAGGCCTTTCAGAATAAACACG CATACAACTAAACCAGTGCCAATGATGTTCCTGAGTGgtaaatttaattttacctACATAGAATCAGTCCAGACTGATGTTGTTGAGCTTCCATATGTCAATAATGACCTCAGCATGTTTATCCTCCTACCGCGTGACATCGCTGGCCTACAAAAG CTAATAAGAGAATTGACTTTTGAAAACTTGTCTGCGTGGACCAGCCCGGAAttaatggagaaaatgaaagtgGAGCTGTATCTGCCCAGGTTCACTGTAGAAGAGAAATATAACCTCAAATCTGCTTTGAGCAAAATGGGGATACAAGATGCCTTCATTGAAGGTCAAGCTGATTTCACAGGAATGTCAGAGAAAGATGATCTGGTTTTGTCACAAGTTTTTCACAAGTGTTATGTGGAAGTCAATGAAGAAGgtacagaggcagcagctgccagttCAGCAGCTCTGACATCACGAAGCCTTGGTGCTGCTATTATTTTTGTAGCAGATcaccctttccttttctttatcagACACAACAGCACCAAGTGCATCCTCTTCTTGGGAAGGTTCTGCTCCCCCTAA